GCAGCAATTCGTGACCTCACTAGGACTAAGCTGGAACCCTTACACCATCCAGATCGAGCCGCACGACTACATCGCCGAAACTTTTGACGCCATGGCACGTTTCAACACCATCCTGATTGATTTCTGCCGTGATGTGTGGAGTTACATCTCGCTCGGCCATTTCAAGCAGAAAGTGGTCGCGGGCGAAGTGGGTTCCTCCACCATGCCACACAAGGTCAACCCGATCGACTTTGAAAATGCGGAAGGCAACCTCGGCATCGCCAACGCCCTGATGACACATCTGGCACAGAAACTGCCGATTTCCCGTTGGCAGCGTGACCTGACCGACTCTACGGTTATGCGCACGCTCGGCGTTGGGCTAGGGCATTCCCTGATTGCCTACCAATCCGCCCTTAAAGGTATTAGCAAGCTGGAAGTCAACGCTGCCAGCACCGCCGCTGACCTTGACGCCAACTGGGAAGTGCTGGCCGAACCGATCCAGACGGTCATGCGCCGCTACGGCATTGGGCAGCCCTACGAAAAACTCAAGGCGCTCACCCGTGGGCAACGCATTACGCCAGAAGGTTTGCGCGAGTTCGTCAACACGCTGGATATGCCACAGGGAGCCAGGGATGCCTTGATTGCCATGACACCAGCTACCTATATCGGCAATGCTGTTGAGCAAGCAAAAAACATCTAACCCCCACCCCCGACCCTTCCCCCGCCCTGCGGCTACGCTCAGGGAACGGGGAAAGGGAGTAAAGAGAGCGTCGGCATGTTTGGTGACATCACTATTGAAGAATTCCTGCGCGATTACTGGCAGAAAAAGCCACTGCTGATACGTAACGCCCTGCCTGCTTTCCAACCACCCATCACACCGGATGAACTGGCGGGATTGGCTTGTGAAACAGACACTTCCCGCATTGTCCTCGAAAAAGGTGGCAAGCACCCTTGGGAGGTTCGGCATGGCGCATTCGACGACGATGACTTTGCCGACCTGCCCCCAACACACTGGACACTGCTGGTGAATGACACCGACCAACATTTGCCGGAACTGAAAGCCGTGATGGAACCGTTCCGTTTCATCCCCGACTGGCGTATCGACGATCTGATGATCAGCTTCGCAGTGGAAGGCGGCTCGGTCGGCCCACATGTGGATGAGTACGACGTATTCCTGATCCAGGCACAAGGGCAACGGCGCTGGCAAATCACTACCCAACCTGCCCGGCCAGATAACTTCCTGCCGGATCTGGAACTGCGCATCATGCGCGACTTCCAACCTGAGCAGGAATGGGTGGTCAACCCCGGCGATATCCTGTACCTACCCCCCAATGTGCCACACTATGGCTTGGCGCTGAACGAATGCATGACTTATTCGGTCGGCTTCCGCTCCCCCTCCCAGCGGGACATGCTGGAAAACCTGATGGACGAGCTACTGGACGAGCCGCGCCTGCAACAGCGCTTCAGCGACCAGGGACGCCAGCCGCAAGCAAACCCCGGCGAACTGACCAGCGCGGACATGGATAGGCTGGTGGATTTTGTGGTCGATGCCCTTCCCCAGGATGAGCAATCCCTGCAACGCTGGCTGGGCAAATACCTGAGTTCACCCAAACACCGGGAAATGCTACCTGATGCCACACCTCTCAGCCGTACAGAATTGACCCGCCTTATCGGGCAAAAGAAGCGCTTTGAAAAAAGTCTGGCATCACGCCTGCTCTACTTCGTGATAGAGGATGACATATATTTATTCGCCAATGGCAACAATTATGTACTTTCCATAATCCATATTCGCTTTGTGCAATATTTATGCTCATCCGTAAAGTTGCTGTATAAAGAGTATCATCAGTTTGTTACCGAAAGGGAATGCCTTGATCTTTTGCACGAATTGGTTTCCCAAGGTATTTTTT
The sequence above is drawn from the Thiothrix nivea DSM 5205 genome and encodes:
- a CDS encoding cupin domain-containing protein; the encoded protein is MFGDITIEEFLRDYWQKKPLLIRNALPAFQPPITPDELAGLACETDTSRIVLEKGGKHPWEVRHGAFDDDDFADLPPTHWTLLVNDTDQHLPELKAVMEPFRFIPDWRIDDLMISFAVEGGSVGPHVDEYDVFLIQAQGQRRWQITTQPARPDNFLPDLELRIMRDFQPEQEWVVNPGDILYLPPNVPHYGLALNECMTYSVGFRSPSQRDMLENLMDELLDEPRLQQRFSDQGRQPQANPGELTSADMDRLVDFVVDALPQDEQSLQRWLGKYLSSPKHREMLPDATPLSRTELTRLIGQKKRFEKSLASRLLYFVIEDDIYLFANGNNYVLSIIHIRFVQYLCSSVKLLYKEYHQFVTERECLDLLHELVSQGIFYY